One region of Vibrio pelagius genomic DNA includes:
- the holA gene encoding DNA polymerase III subunit delta, translating to MRIFADRLSEQLNKQLSRVYLIFGNEPLLLQESRESIQKAAKEQGFEERHRFAIDSSLDWNDVYDCTQALSLFSSRQLIELELPESGVNAAIAKELLALSDQLHEDIMLVLIGTKLTKAQENAKWFKALSSQGHWVSCLPPDVGRLPQFVQARCRQIGLQPDAEATQMLAQWHEGNLFALTQSLEKLALQYPDGKLTLVRLEESLSRHNHFTPFHWVDALLAGKGNRAQRILRQLEAEGVEAVILLRSIQRELTLLLQMQQQMQQMPIGQVFEKHRIWQSKKPLYNAALTRVSVTQLHSLFALLTQAELLSKTQYEQSPWPLIHQLSVEFCIPSASIPFPA from the coding sequence ATGCGTATTTTTGCAGACCGTTTATCAGAGCAATTAAATAAGCAGCTTAGCCGCGTTTATTTGATCTTTGGTAACGAACCGCTATTGCTTCAAGAAAGCCGTGAGTCGATTCAGAAAGCCGCTAAAGAGCAAGGCTTTGAAGAGCGTCATCGCTTTGCTATCGACAGCAGCCTAGATTGGAATGATGTTTACGACTGTACCCAAGCCCTAAGTCTGTTTTCGAGCCGTCAACTGATCGAGTTAGAGTTGCCAGAGTCTGGTGTAAATGCCGCTATCGCGAAAGAGCTATTGGCGCTATCAGATCAGCTGCATGAAGACATCATGTTAGTGTTGATCGGAACCAAACTAACTAAGGCACAAGAGAACGCGAAGTGGTTTAAAGCACTTTCAAGCCAAGGTCACTGGGTAAGCTGCTTACCCCCTGACGTTGGCCGCTTGCCTCAATTTGTTCAAGCTCGCTGTCGCCAAATTGGTTTACAGCCAGACGCCGAAGCGACGCAAATGTTGGCTCAATGGCATGAAGGTAACTTGTTCGCATTGACCCAAAGCTTAGAGAAGCTAGCCCTGCAATACCCTGATGGTAAGCTGACCTTAGTTCGACTTGAAGAGTCATTAAGTCGTCATAATCATTTTACCCCTTTCCACTGGGTAGATGCCCTACTCGCAGGTAAAGGTAATCGAGCTCAACGTATTTTGCGCCAATTAGAGGCGGAAGGTGTGGAAGCCGTGATTCTTTTGCGTAGTATTCAGCGAGAGCTAACACTGCTGCTTCAAATGCAACAGCAGATGCAGCAGATGCCTATCGGACAAGTGTTCGAGAAACATCGTATCTGGCAATCTAAGAAACCCCTTTATAACGCAGCGCTAACACGAGTCTCAGTGACTCAGTTACACTCTCTGTTTGCACTGCTTACTCAAGCTGAATTGCTCTCTAAAACCCAGTATGAGCAATCACCTTGGCCACTCATTCACCAATTGAGTGTTGAGTTTTGTATCCCCTCGGCTTCAATCCCCTTTCCCGCATAA
- the lptE gene encoding LPS assembly lipoprotein LptE produces the protein MRLISLSSLKATFVVLTVSLLSACGFHLRGDYSVPEELNKISVSSYDQYSTFTRMVKSQLRMSNVEIAAPTSKTPNLHLLSESVNERTLSLYQNTRAAEKELTFNASYRVTIPELGDKTFTTSVTRSYLDNPLTALAKSVERDMIEDEMRKLAASQILRQMARLKANIAANSMNLEDLEEVQVKELEKQYNIKNVEVTPDSTESAQ, from the coding sequence ATGCGCCTGATTTCACTGTCTTCGTTAAAAGCTACCTTCGTTGTTCTAACTGTCAGCCTACTCTCAGCCTGTGGTTTTCACCTGCGTGGTGACTACTCTGTACCCGAGGAACTGAACAAGATCTCAGTATCCAGTTACGACCAATACAGTACGTTTACGCGTATGGTGAAGAGCCAGTTGCGTATGAGTAACGTGGAAATTGCTGCGCCAACCAGCAAAACGCCTAACCTTCACCTACTAAGCGAAAGCGTTAATGAGCGTACGCTCTCTCTCTACCAGAACACACGTGCTGCTGAGAAGGAACTGACTTTCAATGCCTCTTATCGTGTGACGATTCCTGAACTGGGCGATAAAACCTTTACCACCAGCGTAACTCGTAGTTACCTAGATAACCCGCTAACAGCACTCGCAAAATCGGTCGAACGCGACATGATTGAAGATGAGATGCGCAAGCTAGCTGCAAGCCAAATCCTACGTCAAATGGCACGCCTGAAAGCCAACATTGCTGCGAACAGCATGAACCTTGAAGACCTAGAAGAAGTTCAAGTTAAAGAGCTAGAGAAGCAGTACAACATTAAAAATGTTGAGGTAACTCCAGATTCAACTGAGTCTGCTCAATAA